The Pirellulaceae bacterium region TCGGTTAGACTCATGATCGCAGTAGTTTACTGCCAACTGAACGCTGGACAAATACCGGGGAATTGCTGAGCCACGCGGCAGTCGGCAATTTTGTAGCTGCCGTTGTCGGACGGTGGTCCAGCCGGAAATCCATAGTCTGGCGAGGGATGCTACACGTCTGTCGTTCGCCATATTAGCCGCATCTATGACTCGAAAGTCCTTCATACAGTGCCCTCGCGCGGATCATTCGTTGAGGCTTCACGAACGCGAATCTCCATCGCAGCGCACAGCGGCTCCAAAACGGTTGATTTCCCTAGCCAATCCCAGACTAGCGGATCATCGCTTCCCTCCATCCAAACCGCATCTACGACTTCAAAATACCTTTCAGCAAATCCGTGCGCATTGACTTCAATCATCGAACGCAAAACTGAGGGCCAACAAATCCCTTGAATTCCCTCGGCATCCGAACGCTGACCTGACCGGCCGCGCAGCAGTTCTTGCAAACTGGCAAGCAGCTCGACTTTCGATTTCGTGCTCGACACGACCATCAAAGCATCGCTGCCCCACGCCTCATCGACCGCTAATCGCCAGTCGTTACAGGCCCTGAGATCGAACAAACATGGGGTCTTGCGTGAAGCGGGCGCAGGTAGCCAGTCAAACAGACTGTAAGGATGCTGAAACTGCTCCTCCGGCAATTCTAGGTCCATGCGCATCAGGTCCAACAGCAGATACGCATTCGCCTCTTGGAGCAGGAGTTTTTCGATCCACGCAACCGGAGCGGGCTGGTCAGCCCAGTTGCCGAGAATCCGTTGGAAGTTGTCAGCAAGCGAACTGCGAAGGCCCGTCATTTTTAGGGTGGACTGGGGCGGCGGTGGCGGCACAGATTTTGGTGGAGCGGAGGCTGCGATGTTTGCCAATTGGTCGATCCCCAACAGCTCGACGTCAAAAACTGTATCCCCAGCTAAGACGCTCGCCCCATGAAACAGTTTGCAGCGCTCAATGCGTTGCCCGTTGACCCAGGTGCCACGCTTAGAACGCAGATCTTCAATAATACAGCCATCTCCTTGCAGCGTGACTCGAAAATGTTTGGAGGACATCTTCTGATCATCGGCAAAAGGATAATCGGTCCAGGCACTTCTACCGATCACCATCGATTGATCTAACGCAATCCAACATAGTTGTCCAACCCCATGTCGAGTTGACTGCCGCAATTGGCAACGAACGATCTGATCCACCTTCATTTCGGAATTGGAACGAGCTTGCGAATCGGAATGCTCGCCTTCCGAGCGCAGGTGCATTAGCGCGGGCTCTTCAATGTGCAACGAGAGCGATGTATCTTCAAAGTTTTGGACAATCGGGCTGATGCGGATGGATGCGTCTTTCGGAACAGCTCGCAGCTCGATCTCCGTCAAGCCAATTCTGATGACGTCTCCTGCTGAGAGAGTTTCTTTGTCTGCCAGACGCCGGGCGTTGACGAAGGTTCCATTGCGGCTGGATAGATCAACGATCGTGCAGGCTTCAGTGTCGCACCATAGCTGGCAATGCCGTGACGAGACCAGCGGATCGCGAGGGAAGGCCCAGTCCACATTTGCGGCCCGGCCCAACACGATAGCGCCAGGCTTCAGTGGCATCGACTGTCCTGCGTGTTCACCATTCAAAACCAACAGTTCGTAGCTTTCCATGGAACGTCTCGCCGGGTGCATCCGGATCATTTCGAGTTCTTCGCGATCGCGGGCTTAACCGGTTTGGCCTTTTTGGCTTCTTCGGGTTCGATGGGTTCGCAGCCGCTGCCAGACCCTTTGGAGCCACCACTATTGATCTTGACCATGACTCCTTGGATGGTCACACCTGCCGGGCCAATATCGATAAACCCGCCGGGGCCAACCAGTGACAATTGCATGCCGGCCTCGATGATGATCTTCATACCTGCCTTCAGGTGAATTTCACCCAGAGCACCAGCCTCTTGGGCAATGTTTTTGGCGACTTTGGTATGGTGATTGCCAGCCACGGTCGCTGAAAAATTACCATCGATCTTTTCGCTGTGCGGACCTTTGACAATCAAGTGTGATTCAGCGCCGATTGTTTCGGATTTCTTCTTGCCAACAAAGACATCCAGATTTCCTCCGTCGTCATTTTCGCCTTCGCCAATAAGCAACTCCGCATTTCCTTCGATGTGCTCGAATTGATGACGCTTGATTTGGGAGTGTCTGTCCTCGTAGACCAGTTCTCGGTAATCTCCGCCCTTTTTACCATCCTTTTCCCAACCAACGATCTGATGCTGATTCCCAAAGACTCGCGTCGTCGAATCATTCAGAACCCGGATATCCATATTCTTTTGGGCGTGCATGTAGATGCGTTCGTCATCGGTCTTGTCTTCCAGAATAATCTCGTTGTGACCTTTGCCTTTGTAAGTCTTACTGCGTATTCCAGAACGAGTTTTGTGTTGGGGTAATTCAAACGGCGGCATCATCTCTGCGTTGTAGAAGCGGCCGGTGACGACGGGACGATCCGGATCTCCTTCGATGAAAGAGATGATCACCTCTTCGCCGATACGAGGGATGTCAATTCCGCCAAAACCTGCGCCGGCATGCAACTGAGAAACTCGTACCCAGCAGCAAGTATTCTCATCCTTCTTTCCCTCGCGGTCCCAATGGAATTGGACTTTGACGCGACCATATTTGTCGGTGTAAATCTCCTCGCCGTCCGGACCGGTAACCACAGCGGTTTGGCAGCCACGAACAAACGGTCTGGGGGTCAGTCGAGCCGGCCGGAAGGTGGCTTTATCAGGGATGCATTCGAACTGGTTGGTATAGGCAAAGCCGGGATCGACCGGATCGGTCTCGTAGGTGTGCTCTTCTGCCAGGTGTAGCACCTTCTTGATGACATACGACTTACCCTCTTCAGTCTTGGCGCGGTGCTTGCCGACCTTGAACTTTTGGCCGGGCGAAAAGGACATGCAGCCACTGGAGCCAGTGACTATATCGTGCTCGACTTCCATC contains the following coding sequences:
- a CDS encoding FHA domain-containing protein, with amino-acid sequence MESYELLVLNGEHAGQSMPLKPGAIVLGRAANVDWAFPRDPLVSSRHCQLWCDTEACTIVDLSSRNGTFVNARRLADKETLSAGDVIRIGLTEIELRAVPKDASIRISPIVQNFEDTSLSLHIEEPALMHLRSEGEHSDSQARSNSEMKVDQIVRCQLRQSTRHGVGQLCWIALDQSMVIGRSAWTDYPFADDQKMSSKHFRVTLQGDGCIIEDLRSKRGTWVNGQRIERCKLFHGASVLAGDTVFDVELLGIDQLANIAASAPPKSVPPPPPQSTLKMTGLRSSLADNFQRILGNWADQPAPVAWIEKLLLQEANAYLLLDLMRMDLELPEEQFQHPYSLFDWLPAPASRKTPCLFDLRACNDWRLAVDEAWGSDALMVVSSTKSKVELLASLQELLRGRSGQRSDAEGIQGICWPSVLRSMIEVNAHGFAERYFEVVDAVWMEGSDDPLVWDWLGKSTVLEPLCAAMEIRVREASTNDPREGTV
- the tssI gene encoding type VI secretion system tip protein VgrG, with product MALKHATRNLHLQSALGPDVLQVTRFQAAEELSAPFHFNLELISDDPKIAPEDIVGTSATIAIDIAAGGQRFFNGFVQRFSALDEDNLGTRYYRAVMVPWMWFLTQTNDCRIFQEMTIVKIIEKIFNDLGFTDFDTSKISGNHPKREYCVQYRETDFDFVSRLMEEEGIFYFFVHENGKHTLHLADSASVYKECQESTVDYPKSKLDTRELKAQIHAWEHDYQFRPGAWAHTDYNFKMPRDRLMATEKTVMKFKNVKNFEVYDYPGEYDAKGDGTALARVRMEEMEVEHDIVTGSSGCMSFSPGQKFKVGKHRAKTEEGKSYVIKKVLHLAEEHTYETDPVDPGFAYTNQFECIPDKATFRPARLTPRPFVRGCQTAVVTGPDGEEIYTDKYGRVKVQFHWDREGKKDENTCCWVRVSQLHAGAGFGGIDIPRIGEEVIISFIEGDPDRPVVTGRFYNAEMMPPFELPQHKTRSGIRSKTYKGKGHNEIILEDKTDDERIYMHAQKNMDIRVLNDSTTRVFGNQHQIVGWEKDGKKGGDYRELVYEDRHSQIKRHQFEHIEGNAELLIGEGENDDGGNLDVFVGKKKSETIGAESHLIVKGPHSEKIDGNFSATVAGNHHTKVAKNIAQEAGALGEIHLKAGMKIIIEAGMQLSLVGPGGFIDIGPAGVTIQGVMVKINSGGSKGSGSGCEPIEPEEAKKAKPVKPAIAKNSK